A genomic window from Enoplosus armatus isolate fEnoArm2 chromosome 18, fEnoArm2.hap1, whole genome shotgun sequence includes:
- the LOC139300927 gene encoding vesicle-associated membrane protein 8 isoform X1, which produces MAATSSQPPAAGSSAKLDQVQGQVNEVKVILKDNISKVLERGDRLDDLIGKTDDLQASADSFQRTSTRVARKYWWKNIKMMIIIGVIVLIVVILIILFATKVI; this is translated from the exons ATG GCTGCCACAAGCTCTCAGCCACCGGCCGCTGGCTCGTCGGCTAAACTTGACCAAGTGCAAGGTCAGGTGAACGAGGTTAAAGTTATCCTGAAAGACAACATCAGCAAAGTGCTGGAGAGGGGGGACAGACTAGACGATCTGATCGGCAAGACTGATGACCTGCAGGCTTCT GCTGACTCGTTCCAAAGAACGTCCACACGGGTTGCCAGGAAATACTGgtggaaaaacattaaaatgatgattaTAATTGGTGTGATCGTGCTGATCGTCGtgatcctcatcatcctctttgCCACGAAGGTTATATAA
- the hnrnpd gene encoding heterogeneous nuclear ribonucleoprotein D0 isoform X2: MSDDYEFSDDTTMMRMEEDGEANSDDPMSAAGDCGVMGGEAEGSRIDASKNEEDEGKMFVGGLSWDTTKKDLKDYFSKYGEVVDCTLKLDPMTGRSRGFGFVLFKEPDSVDKVVTQKEHKLNGKVIDPKKAKAMKSKEPVKKIFVGGLSPDTPEEKVREYFGAFGEVESIELPMENKTNKRRGFCFITFKEEDPVKSIMEKKYHNIGLSKCEIKVAMSKEQYQQQQYWGGRGGYSSRSRGRGGPNQNWNQGYGNYWNQGYGNYGNYGYNNQGYGGYGGYDYPGYNNYYGYGDYNDQSGGYGKSPRRGGHTNSYKPY, translated from the exons ATGTCGGACGATTACGAATTCAGCGATGACACGACCATGATGAGAAtggaagaggatggagaggcTAACAGTGATGACCCGATGTCTGCGGCCGGGGACTGTGGCGTGATGGGGGGCGAGGCCGAGGGATCAAGAATTGACGCCAGTAAAAACGAGGAGGATGAAGG GAAGATGTTTGTGGGGGGGCTCAGCTGGGACACGACTAAGAAGGACCTGAAAGATTACTTTTCCAAGTATGGAGAGGTTGTAGACTGCACATTAAAACTGGACCCCATGACTGGCCGTTCAAGGGGCTTCGGCTTTGTGCTCTTCAAAGAACCTGACAGTGTCGACAAG GTTGTTACCCAGAAGGAGCATAAACTCAATGGAAAGGTCATTGACCCCAAAAAAGCCAAAGCCATGAAGAGCAAGGAGCCCGTAAAGAAGATCTTCGTCGGTGGTCTCTCTCCAGACACCCCTGAGGAGAAAGTCAGAGAGTACTTTGGTGCATTCGGAGAG GTGGAGTCAATTGAACTTCCaatggagaacaaaacaaacaaaaggagaggCTTCTGCTTCATCACATTCAAAGAAGAGGATCCAGTCAAGAGTATCATGGAGAAAAAGTACCATAATATTGGACTAAGCAAG TGTGAAATAAAAGTGGCAATGTCCAAGGAACagtaccagcagcagcagtactggggaggcagaggggggtACTCATCCAGGTCTCGAGGAAGAGGTG GTCCCAATCAAAATTGGAACCAGGGTTATGGCAACTACTGGAATCAAGGCTATGGAAATTATGGCAATTATGGTTACAACAATCAAGGATATGGAGGATATGGTGGCTACGATTACCCTGGTTACAACAACTATTACGGATATGGTGACTACAACG ATCAATCTGGAGGATATGGCAAGTCTCCACGGCGTGGTGGTCACACCAACAGTTACAAGCCGTATTAA
- the hnrnpd gene encoding heterogeneous nuclear ribonucleoprotein D0 isoform X1, protein MSDDYEFSDDTTMMRMEEDGEANSDDPMSAAGDCGVMGGEAEGSRIDASKNEEDEGKMFVGGLSWDTTKKDLKDYFSKYGEVVDCTLKLDPMTGRSRGFGFVLFKEPDSVDKVVTQKEHKLNGKVIDPKKAKAMKSKEPVKKIFVGGLSPDTPEEKVREYFGAFGEVESIELPMENKTNKRRGFCFITFKEEDPVKSIMEKKYHNIGLSKCEIKVAMSKEQYQQQQYWGGRGGYSSRSRGRGGGPNQNWNQGYGNYWNQGYGNYGNYGYNNQGYGGYGGYDYPGYNNYYGYGDYNDQSGGYGKSPRRGGHTNSYKPY, encoded by the exons ATGTCGGACGATTACGAATTCAGCGATGACACGACCATGATGAGAAtggaagaggatggagaggcTAACAGTGATGACCCGATGTCTGCGGCCGGGGACTGTGGCGTGATGGGGGGCGAGGCCGAGGGATCAAGAATTGACGCCAGTAAAAACGAGGAGGATGAAGG GAAGATGTTTGTGGGGGGGCTCAGCTGGGACACGACTAAGAAGGACCTGAAAGATTACTTTTCCAAGTATGGAGAGGTTGTAGACTGCACATTAAAACTGGACCCCATGACTGGCCGTTCAAGGGGCTTCGGCTTTGTGCTCTTCAAAGAACCTGACAGTGTCGACAAG GTTGTTACCCAGAAGGAGCATAAACTCAATGGAAAGGTCATTGACCCCAAAAAAGCCAAAGCCATGAAGAGCAAGGAGCCCGTAAAGAAGATCTTCGTCGGTGGTCTCTCTCCAGACACCCCTGAGGAGAAAGTCAGAGAGTACTTTGGTGCATTCGGAGAG GTGGAGTCAATTGAACTTCCaatggagaacaaaacaaacaaaaggagaggCTTCTGCTTCATCACATTCAAAGAAGAGGATCCAGTCAAGAGTATCATGGAGAAAAAGTACCATAATATTGGACTAAGCAAG TGTGAAATAAAAGTGGCAATGTCCAAGGAACagtaccagcagcagcagtactggggaggcagaggggggtACTCATCCAGGTCTCGAGGAAGAGGTGGTG GTCCCAATCAAAATTGGAACCAGGGTTATGGCAACTACTGGAATCAAGGCTATGGAAATTATGGCAATTATGGTTACAACAATCAAGGATATGGAGGATATGGTGGCTACGATTACCCTGGTTACAACAACTATTACGGATATGGTGACTACAACG ATCAATCTGGAGGATATGGCAAGTCTCCACGGCGTGGTGGTCACACCAACAGTTACAAGCCGTATTAA
- the enoph1 gene encoding enolase-phosphatase E1, whose translation MATVSIPAGTSALLLDIEGTTTPITFVKDILFPYIREHLEDYLSTHWEEDECKQDVHLLKKQIEEDMKQNRSCPVHAVDQTVHTDEEKAIREVVDNVLWQMAADRKSTALKQLQGHMWRTAYASGRIKGEVYQDVIPSIKRWKDQGLKVYIYSSGSVEAQKLLFGYSVEGDVLDLFDGHFDTSIGAKVDGKSYERIAERIGCQPQEITFLTDVTREAKAAEEAGANVLVVVRPGNMELTDDERVHYNLITSFSQLELKGRA comes from the exons ATGGCCACTGTTTCAATTCCTGCTGGTACCAGTGCACTCTTGCTTGATATTGAAGGAACAACGACGCCGATCACATTTGTAAAG GATATTTTATTTCCATACATCAGGGAGCACCTCGAGGATTACCTGTCCACTCACTGGGAAGAAGACGAGTGCAAACAAGATGTTCATCTGCTAAAGAAACAG ATTGAAGAGGACATGAAGCAGAACCGTTCGTGCCCTGTCCACGCCGTGGACCAGACGGTTCACACAGACGAGGAGAAGGCCATTAGGGAAGTAGTGGATAATGTGCTGTGGCAGATGGcggcagacaggaagtcaacagCACTCAAGCAGCTCCAAGGTCACATGTGGAGAACAGCTTATGCTTCTGGGAGAATCAAAGGCGA AGTCTACCAGGATGTGATTCCATCCATCAAAAGATGGAAAGACCAAGGACTGAAAGTGTACATTTACTCCTCTGGAAGCGTGGAGGCACAGAAACTTCTGTTTGGATACTCTGTTGAAGGAGATGTTTTAGAT TTATTCGATGGTCACTTTGACACCAGTATAGGAGCTAAAGTAGATGGCAAAAGCTATGAGAGAATCGCTGAGAGGATTGGTTGTCAACCTCAGGAAATCACATTCTTGACCGACGTCACTCGAG AGGCTAAAGCAGCTGAAGAGGCCGGGGCGAACGTGTTGGTGGTGGTCCGGCCTGGAAACATGGAGCTGACAGATGACGAGAGGGTCCACTATAACCTCATTACGTCCTTTAGCCAACTTGAACTGAAGGGACGTGCTTAA
- the tmem150c gene encoding transmembrane protein 150C: MWNCSPWALLPLIYSVFTAAGLWVVYFVALWNERIVPLGARTIIRRNGSFYPPYISVAGNSPPASCIFSEVMNLAAFVGFIIALLRYFQLKPRIDKAWLNIGSLVAFSIGCFGMTLVGNFQLFTEEMIHNFGTFVTFGLGTLFCWMQSYITLRVNIKNEGKLAGIIRFLLSASITVSMILFFTLMSRRLHMQAAECQWALVMFFLVFLGTFAIEFRHCRFDTVCTDVSGRPVSLSETPPEGARYQLDQL, from the exons ATGTGGAATTGCAGCCCGTGGGCTCTTCTGCCTCTCATCTACTCTGTGTTCACTGCTGCTGGACTGTGGGTGGT ATACTTTGTCGCTCTCTGGAATGAGAGGATAGTGCCCCTGGGCGCAAGAACCATTATTAGAAGAAATGGATCCTTTTATCCTCCCTACATTAG TGTTGCAGGCAACTCTCCGCCCGCCAGCTGCATCTTCAGCGAGGTCATGAACTTGGCTGCGTTTGTGG GGTTCATTATTGCCCTCCTCAGGTACTTTCAGCTGAAACCCAGAATAGACAAAGCGTGGCTGAATATCGGGAGTCTGGTGGCTTTCTCTATTGGCTGCTTTGGAATGACACTTGTAGGAAACTTCCAG TTATTCACTGAGGAGATGATCCACAACTTCGGCACCTTCGTGACTTTCGGACTGGGGACGCTGTTCTGCTGGATGCAGTCCTACATCACCCTGAGAGTTAACATAAAGAATGAGGGGAAGCTGGCGGGTATCATTCGTTTCCTGTTGTCAGCATCCATCACTGTCAGCATGATACTCT TCTTCACCCTGATGTCTCGGCGTCTGCACATGCAAGCAGCCGAGTGCCAGTGGGCGCTGGTCATGttcttcctcgtcttcctcGGCACTTTTGCCATCGAGTTTCGTCACTGCCGCTTCGACACAGTGTGCACGGACGTCTCTGGGCGTCCAGTGAGCCTGTCAGAGACCCCCCCTGAGGGGGCCAGGTACCAGCTGGACCAACTGTAA